In Musa acuminata AAA Group cultivar baxijiao chromosome BXJ2-8, Cavendish_Baxijiao_AAA, whole genome shotgun sequence, one genomic interval encodes:
- the LOC135619287 gene encoding 1-aminocyclopropane-1-carboxylate oxidase-like translates to MAIPVIDFSKLKGKQRAETLAQIANGCEEWGFFQLVNHGIPVELLDRVKKVCSECYRLRAKGFKGSKPVQLLNKLVEKEGEAADVKRLDNVDWEDVFLLQDDNEWPSNPPEFSEIMKEYREELRKLAEKVMEVMDENMGFENGYIKKVFSGNGEHQPFFGTKVSHYPPCPRLDLVNGLRAHTDAGGVILLFQDDQVGGLQILKDGKWIDVQPVANAIVINTGDQIEVLSNGRYKSVWHRVLTTSDGNRRSIASFYNPSLKATITPGISNDDAPALYPKFVFGDYMEVYVKQKFTAKEPRFDAVRAM, encoded by the exons ATGGCCATTCCAGTCATTGATTTCTCAAAgttgaagggcaagcaaagagccGAAACTTTGGCACAGATTGCCAATGGATGTGAAGAATGGGGATTCTTTCAG CTGGTGAACCATGGGATTCCGGTGGAGCTTCTGGATCGCGTGAAGAAGGTATGCTCGGAGTGCTATCGGCTCAGAGCGAAGGGCTTCAAGGGATCCAAACCAGTGCAGCTGTTGAACAAACTGGTGGAAAAAGAAGGGGAAGCGGCCGATGTTAAGCGCTTGGATAACGTGGACTGGGAGGATGTTTTCCTTCTCCAGGACGACAACGAATGGCCGTCCAACCCTCCGGAGTTCAG CGAGATCATGAAGGAGTACAGGGAAGAGCTGAGGAAGCTGGCTGAGAAAGTGATGGAAGTAATGGATGAGAATATGGGGTTTGAGAATGGCTACATCAAGAAAGTATTTTCAGGAAACGGTGAGCACCAGCCCTTCTTCGGCACCAAGGTGAGCCACTATCCGCCATGCCCGCGCCTGGACCTCGTAAACGGCCTTCGCGCCCACaccgatgctggcggtgtcatCCTCCTCTTCCAGGACGACCAAGTTGGTGGCCTCCAGATCCTAAAAGATGGGAAGTGGATCGACGTGCAGCCTGTGGCCAATGCCATCGTCATCAACACCGGAGACCAGATCGAAGTACTCAGCAACGGTCGCTACAAGAGCGTGTGGCACCGCGTGCTCACGACCAGCGATGGCAACCGCCGCTCCATTGCTTCGTTCTACAACCCCTCCTTGAAGGCCACCATCACTCCGGGAATCAGCAACGACGACGCTCCAGCTTTGTACCCCAAGTTTGTTTTCGGGGATTACATGGAGGTGTACGTGAAGCAGAAGTTCACGGCCAAAGAGCCCAGGTTTGATGCAGTGAGAGCTATGTAA